The following proteins come from a genomic window of Malus domestica chromosome 02, GDT2T_hap1:
- the LOC114820733 gene encoding protein RALF-like 34 produces MASPTPFTLLLCCFLIFLHLGPLIQAQIDETSLKLVTEGLDWPAATMSLLDDELEEADDEDGEDLELDVENAYARRSLFWRRMKYYISYGALSANRIPCPPRSGRSYYTHNCFKARGPVRPYFRGCSRIARCRR; encoded by the coding sequence ATGGCTTCTCCAACTCCTTTCACTCTCCTCCTCTGCTGCTTCCTCATTTTTCTCCATCTGGGTCCTCTCATCCAAGCTCAAATCGACGAAACCAGCTTGAAGCTAGTGACGGAGGGTCTGGACTGGCCGGCCGCCACAATGTCGCTGCTGGACGACGAGCTCGAGGAGGCGGATGACGAGGACGGCGAGGACTTGGAACTGGACGTGGAAAACGCGTACGCGCGCAGATCTCTGTTCTGGAGGAGGATGAAGTACTACATTTCGTACGGCGCGCTGTCGGCAAATCGCATCCCGTGCCCGCCGCGGTCCGGGAGGTCTTATTACACCCACAATTGCTTCAAAGCCAGAGGCCCAGTTCGTCCTTACTTCAGAGGATGCTCTAGAATCGCCCGATGCAGACGATGA
- the LOC103403142 gene encoding mitogen-activated protein kinase kinase kinase 20, with the protein MEWIRGKEIGRGSFATIYAAKPTSPSSHLPPLVAVKSSVSGYSDSLKNEKKVLHQIGSCPQIIRCFGDDHTVENGEKFFNLVLEYASGGTLADELKRTGGSLPEFDVRRHVKSVLRGLEFIHAKGFVHCDLKLQNVLVFGNGAAKIADFGLAKKAGESENNVEVRGTPLYMAPESVNDNEYESCSDIWAFGCLVAEMASGKPVWDHNPAVNMFKILMRIGGDELPQIPEELSEEGKDFVSKCFVKDPKQRWTAEMLLKHPFVSGDDHTVLLDDKAELSASPRGPFDFPDWVSIASSEISPQFGDFSGKNLDSEFDWSSRKSFVPAADRLRQLATEETPNWSFSVDWVTTM; encoded by the coding sequence ATGGAGTGGATTCGCGGTAAAGAAATCGGCCGTGGAAGTTTCGCAACCATCTACGCAGCAAAACCCACCAGCCCATCTTCTCACCTTCCGCCGCTGGTGGCCGTCAAGTCGTCTGTATCCGGATACTCTGATTCGCTCAAGAACGAGAAGAAAGTCCTCCACCAAATCGGCTCCTGCCCACAAATCATCCGTTGCTTCGGCGACGATCACACAGTCGAGAACGGCGAGAAGTTCTTCAACTTGGTTCTGGAGTACGCCAGCGGCGGCACTCTGGCGGACGAGCTAAAAAGAACCGGCGGAAGCTTGCCGGAATTTGATGTTCGACGCCACGTAAAGTCGGTGCTCAGAGGACTTGAATTCATCCACGCAAAAGGGTTCGTCCACTGTGACTTGAAGCTTCAGAACGTCCTGGTTTTCGGCAACGGCGCGGCGAAAATCGCCGACTTCGGGCTTGCGAAGAAAGCAGGGGAATCGGAAAACAACGTCGAAGTCAGGGGAACGCCGCTGTACATGGCGCCGGAATCCGTTAACGATAACGAATACGAGTCCTGCTCCGACATCTGGGCTTTCGGGTGTTTGGTGGCCGAGATGGCGAGCGGGAAACCGGTGTGGGATCACAACCCCGCCGTGAACATGTTCAAGATTCTGATGAGGATTGGCGGCGATGAGTTGCCGCAAATTCCGGAGGAGTTGAGTGAAGAAGGCAAAGATTTTGTTTCCAAGTGTTTCGTAAAGGACCCCAAACAGAGATGGACGGCTGAGATGCTTCTAAAGCACCCATTTGTTTCCGGCGACGATCACACTGTTCTATTGGATGACAAGGCGGAGCTCTCAGCCTCTCCAAGAGGGCCATTCGATTTTCCGGATTGGGTTTCGATTGCGAGTTCAGAAATTTCTCCACAATTTGGGGATTTCTCTGGAAAAAATTTGGATTCCGAGTTCGATTGGTCGTCGAGAAAGAGTTTCGTTCCGGCGGCGGATCGGTTGCGGCAGCTGGCGACGGAGGAGACACCGAATTGGTCGTTCTCTGTAGATTGGGTGACAACCATGTAA
- the LOC103426838 gene encoding uncharacterized protein: MSVLAKTDSEVSSLSQSSPARSPRRAVYYVQSPSRDSHDGEKTTNSFNSSPVRSPMGSPPHSHSNSSLGPHSRESASTRFSGSRSKSSRSSGSRRKGWRPWKDQFGSIEEEGLLDEDGNPHGLTRRCYFLAFIGGFLVLFSLFSLILWGASRSQKPIITMKSILFDQFVVQAGEDFSGVATSMVSMNSTVKLTLRNSATFFGVHVKSTPLDLSYSQLSVATGTINNFYQARKSQRSITITLVGNRIPLYGGGANLGSLNGAPTQPVPFALRFTVRSRAYVLGKLVKPKFYKKVECSVVMDSKKMNVPIALKNTCSYQ, translated from the exons ATGTCAGTGTTGGCCAAGACTGACTCCGAGGTGAGCAGCCTCAGCCAGTCCTCTCCGGCGCGCTCACCGCGCCGCGCAGTCTACTACGTCCAGAGTCCATCGCGCGATTCGCATGATGGCGAAAAGACCACCAACTCCTTCAACTCCAGCCCCGTCCGCAGCCCTATGGGCTCACCCCCTCACTCCCACTCCAACTCTTCTCTTGGTCCTCACTCTCGGGAGTCCGCCTCCACTCGTTTCTCCGGCTCCCGCAGCAAGAGCAGCCGCAGTAGCGGTTCCCGCCGCAAGGGTTGGAGGCCATGGAAAGATCAGTTTGGTTCCATTGAAGAAGAAGGGCTTCTCGATGAGGATGGAAACCCTCATGGTCTCACTCGTAGGTGTTACTTCCTTGCTTTTATTGGGGGATTCCTTgtgcttttctctctcttttctttgatACTGTGGGGTGCAAGTCGATCCCAGAAGCCCATCATCACTATGAAG AGCATTCTATTTGATCAATTTGTGGTGCAAGCTGGTGAGGATTTCTCAGGAGTGGCCACCAGCATGGTGTCCATGAATTCCACAGTGAAGCTCACCCTTCGTAACTCTGCTACATTTTTCGGTGTCCATGTGAAATCAACACCTCTGGATCTCTCCTACTCTCAACTCTCTGTAGCCACTGGAACT ATAAATAACTTTTACCAGGCGAGAAAGAGTCAGAGATCCATTACAATAACATTAGTAGGAAATAGAATTCCACTGTACGGTGGGGGAGCAAACTTGGGCAGCTTAAATGGTGCACCCACTCAACCAGTGCCGTTCGCACTCAGGTTCACGGTGAGGTCGAGAGCTTATGTTCTGGGAAAATTGGTGAAGCCCAAGTTCTACAAGAAGGTCGAGTGCTCGGTGGTTATGGATTCTAAGAAGATGAATGTGCCCATTGCTTTGAAGAACACATGTAGTTACCAGTGA